The region ATCCGGGACAATTTCGCCCGGAGCGGGTGGCTCTATTTCCCCCGCGTCTATTGGGAGCAGAGCGCGCGGGGGGTGCTGACGCTCGAGTATGTGGACGGCATCAAGGTCTCGGACCTGGACCGGCTGGAACGGGGCGGGCTCGACCGGCGGATCATCGCCCAGCGGGGGGCCGACGCCTTTCTGGAGATGGTGCTCAAACACGGGTTTTTCCATGGTGACCCCCATCCCGGCAACGTCATGATCCTGCCGGGCAATATCATCTGCCTTCTGGATTACGGCATCGTGGGGCGGCTGGACGAGGAGCTCAGGGCCTTCCTGAGCGACATCCTGCTGGCGATCGTCAACCGGGACATGGACCAGGTGGTCTCCCTGCTGCTCTTTGCCGGCGATGTCTCCGACAGCCTGGACGTGCGCGGCCTGAAGCGGGATCTTGCCAACTTCATCGACAGCTACTACGAGATCCCGCTCAAGGAGATCGAGGTCGGGCGGATGCTGATGGAGTTCATCGAGATCATTACCCTGTACAGCATCCGCATCCAGCCGGACCTCATGCTCCTGGCAAAATCGCTGATCATCATCGAGGGGATGGGGCGCTCCCTGGACCCGGCCTTCAACATGGTAGAGCACCTGCGCCCCTTCATGGAGAAGGCCATCCGCCGGCGCATGTCGCCCCGGCGGGTGGCCCACGACATCAACACCACCGTGGAATCGTATCTCAGTCTGGCGCGCAATCTCCCCCGGGATCTCAAGGAGTTCATCAACCGGGTCAACCGCAACAAGTTCAAGATCGACCTGGAACACCGCGGTCTGGATAAGTTTACCGCCGATTTCGACCGCTCCATCAACCGGCTCTCCTCCAGCCTCATCCTGGCGGCCCTGATCATCGGCTCGTCGATCATCATGCAGATCGAGCGCGGGCCGCAACTGTTCGGCCTGCCGGTGCTGGCCTTCCTGGGGTACACGGCGGCCGGGCTGATCGGCCTCTGGTGGGTCTACGGCATCATCCGTTCGGGCAGGTTGTAGCAGGCGGCACACAGAAAAAACTGGTCCTGCGCAGGCAGGAGCCCCAAGGTGGAAGAGCCCGGCATGGAATCGAAACTGACAACCGGTGAACGGAAAAAACGGATACGCGAGGCCCTGGTCATCGTCCTGGCGATCATCCTGATCATCTTTCTCACCAAAACGGAGATGCACCTGACCCAGTTGAGCGCCGACGCGCCCATGGGAAGCAACATCGCCATCTTCGGCGTCATCAACGTCGTCGTCATGCTGGTCATCCTGCTGGTGTACCTGGTCTGCCGCAATGTGGTGAAGCTCTTCGTGGAGAGCCGCACCAACCCGTTCGCCAAACGGCTGCGCACCAAGCTGGTGCTCTCGTTCGTCGGCCTGTCCCTGATCCCCACCATGCTGCTCTTTTTCGCCGCTGCCGGGTTCATCAACAATACGGTCCACAACTGGTTCAACGCCCAGGTGGAAACCTCCCTCAGCGAATCCCTGGAGGTCGCCCAGACCTACTACAAGAATTCCGCATCCAACTCGCTCTATTACGGCCGCCAGATCAGTTCCTTCATCAAGTCCCAGAAACTGCTCAACGAGGCCAATCTGCCCCGGCTCAAGGAGCTGGTCCGGCAGAAGCAGGAGGAGTACAACCTGGGGGTGGTGGAGGTCTATTCGGCCCAGCGGGAGGAACTGGTCCGCTCCTCCAATCCCAACGTGCCCCAGAGCGAGTTCACCAATCCCGCTTCCGAGGACATCAAGCGCGGCCTGGTGGGCGAGGAGCTGACGCGCATCAACCAGGCCGGCAAGGCCGACCTGATCCGGGGCATCGTCCCGGTCTACTCCACCTGGAACCAGACGGACGTGGTCGGGGTGGTGGTGGTCAACTACTATGTGCCCTATTCGCTGGTCAACAAGATGAAGGAGATCACCGGCTCCTATCACGAGTTCCGCCAGCTCAAGATCATGAAGAACCCGATCCGCACCGGCTATATCGCCACCCTGTTCCTCATTACCGCGGTCATCGTGTTCTTCGCCTACTGGATGGGTGTCTACCTGGCCAGCAGCATGACCAAGCCGCTCCAGGACCTGGTGGACGCCACCCGCGCCGTGGCGGACGGCAATCTGGACATCCACATCGAATCCTACTCGGCCGACGAGATCGGCATGCTCATCCACTCCTTCAACCGCATGACCGAGGACCTGCGCGGCAAACAGCGGGCGCTCAACGCCTCCAACCAGGAGTTGTCCCGCATCAACCAGGAGATCGAGGAGCGCCGCCAGTACATGGAGATCGTGCTGCGCAACGTGGCCGCCGGGGTGATCTCGGTGGACAAGACCGGGATGGTGACCACCATCAACAAGTCCGCCGAGCGCCTCCTGAACATCAACACCGGCAAGGTGCTGGGCCGGAATTTCCGCGACGTGCTGCGGGAGAAGCATCTGGAGATCGTCAAGGAGGTGGTGCGGGACCTGGCGCTTTCCAAGCAGGATACCATCAGCCGGCAGATCTTTCTGGACATTCAGGGCTCCCGTCTGGCCCTGCACCTTCACCTCACCATGCTGCGGGACGAGGCGGGGGTCATCCTGGGGACGGTGCTGGTGCTGGACGACATGACCCAGATGATGAAGGTCCAGCGCATGGCTGCCTGGCGCGAGGTGGCCCGGCGCATCGCCCACGAGATCAAGAACCCCCTGACCCCGATCCAGCTTTCGGCCCAGCGCCTGCGCAAGCGCTACCTGTCCCGGTTCAGCGGCGATGAGACGGTCTTCGACGAGTGCACCGAAATGATCATAAAATCGGTGGACGAGTTGAAGAACCTGGTCAACGAGTTTTCCAATTTCGCCCGCATGCCGGCGATCCAGCCGGAGCCCAACGATCTCAACGCCCTGATCAGCGAGACCCTGACCCTCTACCACGAGGCCCACCGGGGCGTGGCGTTCCAGTTCGAGCCGGACGGGCACCTGCCCCTGCTCAAGATCGACCGGGACCAGATCAAGCGGGTGATCATCAACCTGCTGGAGAACGCCGTGGCGGCCATGGGAGAGAAGGGGACGGTCAGGATCACCA is a window of Geobacter sp. FeAm09 DNA encoding:
- a CDS encoding PAS domain-containing sensor histidine kinase gives rise to the protein MESKLTTGERKKRIREALVIVLAIILIIFLTKTEMHLTQLSADAPMGSNIAIFGVINVVVMLVILLVYLVCRNVVKLFVESRTNPFAKRLRTKLVLSFVGLSLIPTMLLFFAAAGFINNTVHNWFNAQVETSLSESLEVAQTYYKNSASNSLYYGRQISSFIKSQKLLNEANLPRLKELVRQKQEEYNLGVVEVYSAQREELVRSSNPNVPQSEFTNPASEDIKRGLVGEELTRINQAGKADLIRGIVPVYSTWNQTDVVGVVVVNYYVPYSLVNKMKEITGSYHEFRQLKIMKNPIRTGYIATLFLITAVIVFFAYWMGVYLASSMTKPLQDLVDATRAVADGNLDIHIESYSADEIGMLIHSFNRMTEDLRGKQRALNASNQELSRINQEIEERRQYMEIVLRNVAAGVISVDKTGMVTTINKSAERLLNINTGKVLGRNFRDVLREKHLEIVKEVVRDLALSKQDTISRQIFLDIQGSRLALHLHLTMLRDEAGVILGTVLVLDDMTQMMKVQRMAAWREVARRIAHEIKNPLTPIQLSAQRLRKRYLSRFSGDETVFDECTEMIIKSVDELKNLVNEFSNFARMPAIQPEPNDLNALISETLTLYHEAHRGVAFQFEPDGHLPLLKIDRDQIKRVIINLLENAVAAMGEKGTVRITSSYDAELKMASFAVADTGPGIAPEDKPRLFEPYFSTKKSGTGLGLAIVSSVVTDHSGFVRVKDNQPQGACFIVELPAA
- a CDS encoding AarF/ABC1/UbiB kinase family protein yields the protein MFSFFKINRNIRSIRRYWNIARVLSAYGFDHALEALGLHDIAARGRRLLRHDAVDIARLSAAERMRLALEELGPTFVKLGQLLSTRPDIIPAPFVREFEKLQDRVPSFSFAELTAQVEHELHGPLHDFFAEIDPEPLAAASIAQVHRARLRTGEQVVIKVRRPGVVELVEADIGALMSLAQLAERHVAGSEIYEPVAVVREFARTIRREMDFTREGHTIEKIRDNFARSGWLYFPRVYWEQSARGVLTLEYVDGIKVSDLDRLERGGLDRRIIAQRGADAFLEMVLKHGFFHGDPHPGNVMILPGNIICLLDYGIVGRLDEELRAFLSDILLAIVNRDMDQVVSLLLFAGDVSDSLDVRGLKRDLANFIDSYYEIPLKEIEVGRMLMEFIEIITLYSIRIQPDLMLLAKSLIIIEGMGRSLDPAFNMVEHLRPFMEKAIRRRMSPRRVAHDINTTVESYLSLARNLPRDLKEFINRVNRNKFKIDLEHRGLDKFTADFDRSINRLSSSLILAALIIGSSIIMQIERGPQLFGLPVLAFLGYTAAGLIGLWWVYGIIRSGRL